A single genomic interval of Methanobacterium sp. Maddingley MBC34 harbors:
- a CDS encoding ABC-type multidrug transport system, ATPase component (PFAM: ABC transporter~TIGRFAM: daunorubicin resistance ABC transporter ATP-binding subunit), with amino-acid sequence MVNEFIIEAKNLFKSFGDFVAVDNLNLKIKKGEVFGFLGPNGAGKTTSIKMMVGLLRPTGGEILIDGEDIAHADRLKIGICPQDIVLWESLTCKESLKFMGQMYEVPEDILKTRVKSLLEDLILTDKANTLVSNLSGGMKRRLNLAMALIHSPEIVVLDEPSEGLDPQSRRVLWNFIRSLRDNEGKTVILTTHLMDEADGLSDRIAIIDHGKLLRLDTPKNLKKEFGEGDIVEIHLADSKMNQEVIFRLETIENIDSVTEVDGKINIKTLNAVGKLPEIMNKVQEMNNEIADLSLHPNTLEDVFIELTGTSLRE; translated from the coding sequence ATGGTGAATGAGTTCATAATCGAGGCAAAAAATCTCTTTAAATCTTTTGGAGATTTTGTAGCAGTAGATAATTTAAATTTAAAAATAAAAAAAGGTGAAGTATTTGGATTTTTAGGTCCTAATGGTGCTGGAAAAACCACCTCCATCAAGATGATGGTGGGTTTACTTCGCCCCACTGGTGGGGAAATATTGATTGATGGTGAAGACATTGCCCATGCAGATAGACTTAAAATTGGAATATGTCCTCAAGACATAGTTTTATGGGAGAGCCTTACATGTAAAGAGAGTTTGAAGTTCATGGGCCAAATGTACGAAGTTCCAGAGGACATATTGAAAACTAGAGTAAAAAGCCTATTAGAAGACCTAATACTAACAGATAAAGCAAACACGCTCGTTTCTAACTTATCAGGAGGCATGAAACGTAGATTAAATCTAGCTATGGCATTAATACACTCTCCAGAGATAGTGGTTCTGGATGAACCTTCAGAGGGACTTGATCCTCAATCAAGAAGGGTTCTGTGGAATTTTATCCGCTCATTGAGGGATAATGAAGGAAAAACAGTTATTTTAACCACACATTTAATGGATGAAGCAGACGGACTTTCAGATCGCATTGCCATAATTGATCATGGGAAACTGTTACGACTGGATACTCCTAAAAATCTTAAAAAAGAGTTTGGTGAGGGAGATATAGTGGAGATACACTTGGCTGATTCTAAAATGAATCAGGAAGTGATTTTTAGACTTGAAACTATAGAAAATATTGATTCAGTTACTGAAGTTGATGGTAAAATAAATATAAAGACTTTAAATGCAGTTGGGAAACTTCCAGAGATAATGAATAAAGTTCAGGAGATGAATAATGAGATTGCTGATTTATCACTGCACCCCAATACATTGGAGGATGTTTTCATTGAGTTAACTGGAACCAGTTTGAGGGAGTAA
- a CDS encoding PAS domain S-box (PFAM: PAS fold~TIGRFAM: PAS domain S-box), translating to MINLYNRELLEASNDPLVTIGSDGKITDVNYAVELLTGYSRDQVIGTDFSDYFTDPGKDPEKAQAGHKEVFRKGFVKDYPLK from the coding sequence TTGATTAATCTTTATAATCGTGAGTTACTTGAGGCTAGTAATGATCCTTTGGTTACTATTGGTTCTGACGGGAAGATTACGGATGTGAACTATGCTGTTGAGTTGTTGACTGGTTATTCTCGTGATCAGGTAATTGGCACTGATTTTTCAGATTATTTCACTGATCCCGGAAAGGATCCCGAAAAAGCACAGGCTGGTCATAAGGAAGTTTTCAGGAAGGGTTTTGTAAAAGATTATCCCCTGAAATAA
- a CDS encoding alkyl sulfatase-like hydrolase (PFAM: Metallo-beta-lactamase superfamily) → MEDFTKNIKDASQITKKFNEELKEKLPLSDDVDFKEAQKGLIDTDENLIIKGDDATILWDMKGYEFLKDEWEPTVNPSLWRQAQLNLYSGLYEVQDRVYQIRSYDIANITIIEGDTGIIVIDPLVSVETARAGMELYYKNRGKKPVKAVIYTHSHADHYGGVKGVISPEQVDNGEVQVIAPEGFMEEAMSENVFAGNAMLRRANYMYGFTLNKSARGHVDVGLGKNASVGSSSLIAPTKIIGKSGEKMTVDGVDIEFLMASGTEAPAEFMMYHPQFKLFNAAEVVTHHIHNILTLRGAKVRDAKKWWKAIDSILLNYGDVVETLIAQHHWPKWGNKEITDMLKKERNAYKFLHDQSLRLANQGHTPIEIAEEMKLPPSLENEWYLRDYYGSFNHNSKAIYQFYLGWYDGNPANLYALPPEEVAKRYVEFMGGASEVLRKAKKSFDEGDYRWVAEVCKHLVFADPNNKNARYLEADALEQLGYQTENGTWRNNFLVGAAELRGNKVPTSVDITDALLNMPTELLFEFMGLLIDKNLAEGKEIKINLNLTDRNQKCNLALEDSVLVPRMNYQETSPDIELNIDIPTFVALLLGETSYDKITSDESKFKGNPEDLKEFLGILSGFDYGFNMVIP, encoded by the coding sequence ATGGAAGATTTTACAAAAAATATTAAGGATGCATCGCAAATAACCAAAAAATTTAATGAAGAACTGAAAGAAAAACTACCTTTGAGTGATGATGTTGACTTTAAAGAGGCTCAAAAGGGCCTTATCGATACTGATGAAAATTTGATCATTAAAGGTGACGATGCAACTATTCTTTGGGATATGAAGGGCTACGAATTCCTTAAGGATGAGTGGGAACCTACGGTTAATCCCAGTTTGTGGAGACAGGCACAGTTAAATCTGTACAGTGGTTTATATGAGGTTCAGGATAGGGTTTATCAGATACGATCTTACGATATAGCAAATATCACCATTATTGAAGGAGATACTGGAATAATAGTCATTGATCCTTTAGTTTCTGTTGAAACTGCAAGGGCAGGAATGGAATTATATTATAAAAATAGAGGTAAAAAACCAGTAAAAGCAGTTATTTACACCCATAGCCACGCAGACCATTATGGTGGAGTGAAAGGTGTCATATCCCCGGAACAGGTAGATAATGGAGAAGTTCAGGTTATAGCTCCTGAAGGTTTTATGGAGGAAGCTATGAGTGAAAATGTATTTGCAGGAAATGCAATGCTCAGACGAGCCAATTACATGTACGGCTTCACTCTAAATAAATCAGCTAGAGGACATGTAGATGTAGGTCTTGGAAAAAATGCGTCTGTAGGATCTTCCTCATTAATTGCTCCCACAAAAATAATTGGAAAAAGTGGAGAAAAAATGACTGTTGATGGGGTGGATATTGAGTTTTTAATGGCCAGTGGAACAGAAGCTCCAGCAGAATTTATGATGTATCATCCCCAGTTTAAATTGTTCAATGCAGCAGAAGTTGTGACCCATCACATTCACAATATCCTTACTTTAAGAGGTGCTAAGGTAAGGGATGCGAAAAAATGGTGGAAAGCAATTGATAGCATATTACTTAATTATGGTGATGTAGTAGAGACACTTATAGCACAGCATCACTGGCCTAAATGGGGAAATAAAGAAATTACGGACATGCTAAAAAAGGAGAGAAATGCATATAAGTTTTTACATGACCAATCCCTAAGATTAGCTAATCAGGGGCATACACCAATTGAGATAGCAGAAGAAATGAAACTTCCCCCAAGTTTAGAGAATGAATGGTACTTAAGAGATTATTATGGTAGTTTCAACCACAATTCAAAGGCTATATATCAGTTCTATTTAGGATGGTACGATGGAAATCCAGCAAATCTGTACGCTCTCCCCCCGGAAGAAGTTGCTAAAAGATATGTGGAATTCATGGGTGGAGCCAGTGAAGTTCTCAGGAAAGCTAAAAAATCCTTCGATGAAGGAGATTACAGGTGGGTGGCTGAAGTATGCAAACACCTGGTATTTGCTGATCCCAACAACAAAAATGCCAGATATTTAGAAGCAGATGCACTGGAACAGTTAGGATACCAGACAGAAAATGGCACATGGAGAAATAATTTCCTGGTTGGTGCTGCTGAATTAAGAGGAAACAAAGTTCCCACATCTGTAGATATAACAGATGCACTCTTAAATATGCCCACAGAATTACTATTTGAATTCATGGGACTTTTAATTGATAAAAATCTTGCAGAAGGAAAAGAAATTAAAATAAACCTAAATTTAACCGATAGAAACCAAAAATGCAACCTGGCTCTGGAAGATTCTGTATTAGTACCCCGGATGAACTACCAGGAAACATCACCTGATATTGAACTGAACATTGATATTCCAACATTTGTAGCCCTACTGCTGGGTGAAACCAGTTATGATAAAATTACAAGTGATGAATCGAAATTTAAAGGAAATCCAGAAGATTTAAAAGAATTTTTAGGTATCCTTTCAGGCTTTGATTACGGATTCAACATGGTGATTCCCTGA
- a CDS encoding PAS domain S-box (PFAM: Histidine kinase; Response regulator receiver domain; Histidine kinase-, DNA gyrase B-, and HSP90-like ATPase; PAS fold~TIGRFAM: PAS domain S-box) — MADVKILLVEDESIEAMDIKRTLESFGYEVPYIASSGEEAVAKALDILPDLILMDIILKGEIDGIEAASKIKKLNIPIIYLTAHSEEPTIERAKVTEPNGYIIKPYDRAELKYAIELAIYKNKSEKKLKESEKNYRELVDNSMVAVYKTNLKGDIIFANAAMAEMFNFESVNELKTKKSPQLYKNPEDREKIIAKLKKENKFSHHKINMITNAGETITILLSAHLEYNTISGMMMDITEREQAEETQQRLNRELQAISNCNQTLLRAVDEQTLLNEICRIICDEAGYHLAWVGYAEQDQAKTIRPVAWAGFESGYIENTKLSWSEDTEHGLGPAGIVIRSGEIVYVQDFTTDPRMAPWRESALERGYRSGIALPLKDEKSKVFGVLLIYSSKPNAINPDEIKLMDELAGDLAFGITALRTRTERERAEKRLNLSESRLNEAQRIAHIGSWELDLVTNKLQWSDEIYRIFEIEPKQFGASYKSFLDLIHPEDRNIVNQAYTDSVNNRTPYDIIHRLKLSDGQIKFVHERCETFYNEEGKPISSLGTVQDITELKKAEAELQDAYEYLEQLISSANVMIIGLDTLGHVRMFNKAAERITGYTMDELTCIDWFEKIVPKDRYAHVWEVFNSYQQRTGTMPTNFENPILTKTGEERFISWQNSTISSPDKIISTISFGIDITERELVEKALKKSEKRMRLTLEATQIGIWDWDVKNDQWYASPTYYSMLGYEPQLGPGNRAEWLERVHPDDRAKVKEKIDNVLIQNFNSYEYEARMRHVDSTYRWVSVAGFGIERDPDGTATRILGIRMDITDRKRAEEGIIQAKEDWENTFDAVPDLITILDTNFRILRANKAMADKLGVDPEETVGLTCYHAVHGLNAPPSFCPYTKLLEDGQEHTMEFHEDCIGGDFMVSVSPLYDSEGKLMGSVHVARDITDRKRTEEKIKRSLKEKEVLLSEIHHRVKNNMQIISSLLNLQSEYVVDDEAVNVLQASQDRVKALATIYEKLSKSQDLSRIKFAEYIQSLVKGLFYAHTIKKGQINPIIEIEDIMLNIETALPCGLIISELISNSLKHAFPEGKKGKVCVSLKVRDNEYVLKISDDGRGFPEDIDFKNTDSLGLKLVNILVKQINGEIRLDRSQGTEFKITFKELEYKERI; from the coding sequence ATGGCGGATGTTAAAATTCTTTTGGTAGAAGACGAAAGCATAGAAGCCATGGACATAAAACGTACCCTGGAATCCTTCGGTTATGAAGTTCCCTATATCGCTTCCAGTGGTGAAGAAGCAGTAGCAAAAGCTTTGGACATACTGCCGGATCTAATTTTGATGGATATAATTCTAAAAGGGGAAATTGATGGTATTGAAGCAGCTTCTAAGATTAAAAAGCTTAATATACCAATTATTTACTTAACTGCTCATTCTGAAGAACCTACAATTGAAAGAGCCAAAGTCACAGAACCCAATGGGTATATAATAAAACCCTATGATCGTGCCGAACTTAAATATGCCATAGAACTGGCAATCTACAAAAATAAGAGTGAAAAAAAATTGAAAGAAAGTGAGAAAAATTACCGTGAGTTGGTTGATAATTCAATGGTAGCGGTTTATAAAACTAACTTAAAGGGTGATATAATCTTTGCCAACGCTGCTATGGCTGAGATGTTTAATTTTGAAAGTGTTAATGAATTAAAAACAAAAAAATCCCCACAACTCTATAAAAATCCAGAAGATAGGGAAAAAATCATTGCAAAACTCAAAAAAGAGAATAAATTCAGTCATCATAAAATTAACATGATAACCAATGCTGGTGAAACAATTACCATCCTACTCAGCGCACATTTAGAATATAATACCATATCTGGAATGATGATGGACATCACTGAACGTGAACAGGCTGAGGAGACGCAGCAGCGTTTGAATCGCGAACTACAAGCTATCAGCAACTGTAACCAGACTCTTTTGCGGGCTGTGGACGAACAGACCTTGCTCAACGAAATCTGTCGTATCATTTGCGACGAAGCAGGTTACCATTTGGCATGGGTAGGATATGCTGAACAAGACCAGGCCAAAACCATACGTCCTGTGGCATGGGCTGGGTTCGAAAGTGGATATATTGAAAACACTAAACTTAGTTGGTCAGAAGACACGGAACACGGACTAGGGCCGGCTGGAATTGTTATACGGAGCGGTGAGATTGTCTATGTTCAGGATTTCACAACTGACCCCCGAATGGCCCCGTGGCGTGAAAGTGCCCTAGAGCGTGGCTACCGCTCCGGCATCGCCCTGCCTCTTAAGGACGAAAAATCAAAAGTATTTGGTGTCCTCCTGATCTATTCCTCAAAACCCAATGCCATCAATCCAGACGAAATCAAGCTTATGGATGAACTGGCAGGTGATTTAGCCTTTGGTATCACAGCATTGCGTACTCGAACCGAACGCGAGCGGGCAGAAAAACGATTGAATCTTAGTGAAAGCAGACTCAACGAAGCCCAACGAATTGCACACATCGGTTCTTGGGAACTCGATCTAGTAACGAACAAACTCCAATGGTCGGATGAAATTTACCGCATCTTTGAAATCGAACCGAAACAATTTGGCGCTTCCTACAAATCTTTTCTCGATTTAATTCATCCTGAAGACCGGAACATAGTCAATCAGGCATACACTGATTCCGTGAATAACAGAACTCCCTATGATATTATCCATCGCCTCAAGCTTTCAGATGGACAAATCAAATTCGTACATGAACGTTGCGAGACTTTTTACAATGAAGAAGGCAAACCAATCTCTTCATTAGGCACAGTTCAAGACATTACTGAACTTAAAAAAGCTGAAGCAGAATTGCAGGATGCTTATGAATACTTGGAGCAACTTATCTCATCTGCGAACGTGATGATCATAGGACTTGACACTCTTGGCCACGTTAGGATGTTCAACAAAGCTGCAGAGCGAATTACTGGCTACACCATGGATGAACTAACCTGTATTGACTGGTTTGAGAAAATTGTCCCCAAAGACCGTTACGCCCACGTCTGGGAGGTTTTCAATAGTTATCAACAAAGAACCGGCACAATGCCAACTAATTTTGAAAACCCAATTCTGACCAAAACAGGGGAGGAACGATTCATTTCCTGGCAAAACAGCACGATATCATCTCCAGATAAGATTATATCAACGATTTCATTTGGCATAGACATCACCGAGCGTGAGTTGGTGGAAAAAGCTCTTAAAAAATCTGAAAAACGGATGCGCCTTACCCTGGAGGCCACCCAGATCGGAATCTGGGATTGGGACGTGAAAAACGATCAATGGTATGCTTCACCCACCTATTACTCTATGTTAGGATACGAACCCCAATTAGGCCCTGGAAACCGTGCCGAATGGTTGGAAAGGGTCCATCCCGATGATCGGGCCAAAGTTAAAGAAAAAATTGATAATGTGTTAATCCAAAATTTCAATTCATATGAATATGAGGCGCGAATGCGTCATGTTGACAGTACCTATCGATGGGTTAGTGTTGCTGGATTCGGCATCGAGCGCGACCCGGACGGAACTGCCACCCGCATATTGGGTATCCGGATGGACATTACAGACCGTAAACGGGCTGAAGAGGGAATTATTCAGGCGAAAGAAGACTGGGAAAACACGTTCGATGCTGTTCCAGACTTGATAACTATACTTGATACTAATTTTCGGATTTTACGTGCAAACAAGGCTATGGCTGATAAGTTAGGTGTGGATCCTGAAGAAACTGTTGGACTTACTTGTTATCACGCAGTACATGGATTGAATGCACCGCCATCATTTTGTCCCTACACAAAACTGCTTGAAGATGGTCAGGAGCATACTATGGAGTTTCATGAGGATTGCATAGGTGGTGATTTCATGGTTAGTGTCTCACCGTTGTATGATTCAGAGGGAAAACTGATGGGTAGTGTACATGTCGCCCGTGATATCACAGATAGAAAACGAACAGAAGAGAAGATAAAACGATCCCTCAAAGAAAAAGAAGTTCTTTTAAGTGAAATTCATCACCGTGTTAAAAATAACATGCAAATCATTTCAAGCTTATTAAATCTTCAAAGTGAATATGTTGTGGATGATGAAGCTGTTAATGTTCTGCAGGCGAGCCAGGATCGAGTTAAGGCCTTGGCCACCATTTATGAGAAATTATCTAAGTCACAAGATTTATCCAGAATTAAATTTGCAGAGTATATCCAGAGCCTTGTTAAGGGACTTTTTTATGCACATACTATCAAAAAAGGCCAAATCAACCCCATAATTGAGATTGAAGATATTATGTTAAATATCGAAACTGCACTCCCTTGTGGCCTTATAATAAGTGAATTAATTTCTAATAGTCTTAAACATGCATTTCCCGAAGGAAAAAAAGGAAAAGTGTGTGTATCACTTAAAGTACGTGATAATGAATATGTACTGAAGATCAGTGACGATGGTAGGGGATTCCCTGAAGACATTGATTTTAAAAACACAGACAGTTTAGGCCTGAAACTGGTAAATATTTTAGTTAAGCAAATTAATGGTGAAATCCGTCTTGACAGAAGCCAGGGCACAGAATTTAAAATCACATTTAAAGAGTTAGAGTATAAAGAGAGGATATGA
- a CDS encoding PAS domain S-box (PFAM: Histidine kinase; Response regulator receiver domain; Histidine kinase-, DNA gyrase B-, and HSP90-like ATPase; PAS fold~TIGRFAM: PAS domain S-box): MANKKILLVEDESIEAMDIKRTLESFGYEVPYIASSGEEAVEKALEIMPDLILMDIVLKGDIDGVEAAALIKNLNIPLIYLTAHSEENTIERAKFTEPYGYIIKPYDVNGLKYAIELAIYKNQMENEFKESETYYRTIFEHTGTATVILEEDTTISLANAKFEKLSGYARDELEGKKSWTDFVVKDDLKKMEEYHRLRRNDPASAPIFYDFRFIDKQGNIKNIHLDVDIIPGTKKSVSSLLDITKRKQAEMALRESEERYKSIFDKSIDAIYIHDFQGNFIDANPIALSMLGYRKDEIEKMSFASLISPEQIPHAFEIINQIKNGGYQKEVSEYRLQKKDGSKIYVETKSSLLSFPGGKDLIQGIARDITDRKLAEEALKESEKSYRTIFENSGIALLTFKNDGTIIMFNSEWERLSGYSREEVEGKMKWMEIAHPDHRKKMMEYHQQRIKDPDSAPPEYETVFIKKSGEQRVAYIAVTALSGTKKWLASATDITDLKNIQKKLEKNVLRFRALAEYNVDGIITTDATGRILYFNKSLLEMFGYSEDELKNRELTILMPQRYRENFMKGIRKYQSTGEHSLAGRTLETIGLNKEGHEFPFEMSLTKWEIEEKIYFTSIIRDITERKKSEKALSESEQKYSHLFSSVPVGITITNLNGKVIDVNKAMHDITGYTPEELKNTNIKSSFVSPEDPELLLKELQETGKVRDYEVKLKRKGGIIYHALLNSELIEIGGEEVILTTIRDITERKEAEKSLINSEKRYRKLYSSMNEGLAVHDIIYNDSNIPVDYKIIDVNKAYEDILGIKRKEILGKKASKIYGAGKAPYVEVYSEVAETGNPAHFETYYEPMDKHFNISVFSPSKGTFATVFEDITSRKKAEEKIKKSLEEKEVLLREIHHRVKNNMQILSSLLNLQIHYADLDETIGVLKDSQGRVKSMAMIHEKLYQSSNFSNINFKEYLERLISSIFYSYEITGSIGSEIDIDDVNLSIDTAIPLGLIINELVTNSVKYAFPQCEGTITIKLKSLPEQMELIVSDNGIGFPKNIDFQKPETLGLQLVKSLTKQLDGDITLDKSNGTEFRIIFNELKYKERI; the protein is encoded by the coding sequence ATGGCAAATAAGAAAATTCTTCTGGTGGAAGATGAAAGCATAGAAGCCATGGATATTAAGCGTACCTTGGAATCATTTGGTTATGAAGTTCCTTATATCGCTTCCAGTGGTGAAGAAGCTGTAGAGAAAGCTTTAGAAATCATGCCCGATCTTATTTTGATGGACATAGTTCTAAAAGGTGACATTGATGGTGTTGAAGCGGCAGCTTTGATTAAAAACTTAAATATACCTCTTATTTATTTAACTGCTCATTCTGAAGAGAATACAATCGAAAGAGCCAAATTTACAGAACCCTATGGATACATAATCAAACCCTATGATGTTAATGGGCTTAAATATGCTATTGAACTTGCAATTTACAAAAATCAGATGGAAAACGAATTTAAAGAGTCAGAAACATATTACAGGACAATTTTTGAGCACACTGGGACTGCAACAGTTATTCTTGAGGAAGATACAACCATTTCATTGGCAAATGCAAAATTTGAAAAGCTCAGTGGTTATGCGCGGGACGAATTAGAGGGTAAAAAAAGCTGGACAGATTTTGTAGTGAAGGATGATCTTAAAAAAATGGAAGAATATCATCGTCTTCGTAGAAATGATCCTGCTTCTGCACCGATATTTTATGATTTCAGGTTCATCGATAAGCAGGGCAATATTAAAAACATCCACTTAGATGTTGACATAATACCAGGCACCAAAAAGAGCGTATCATCTCTTCTGGACATCACCAAACGTAAGCAGGCTGAAATGGCATTACGTGAAAGTGAGGAACGATACAAATCAATCTTCGATAAATCCATTGATGCAATCTACATCCATGATTTCCAGGGGAATTTTATTGATGCCAATCCTATTGCTCTTTCGATGCTTGGCTATAGAAAAGATGAAATAGAAAAAATGAGTTTTGCTTCCTTGATATCTCCAGAACAAATTCCCCACGCATTCGAGATCATTAACCAGATTAAAAATGGTGGTTATCAGAAAGAAGTCTCAGAGTATAGACTCCAAAAGAAAGATGGTAGTAAAATCTATGTAGAAACCAAGAGTTCTTTACTCAGTTTTCCAGGGGGAAAAGATCTAATTCAAGGTATTGCAAGGGACATAACTGACCGTAAGCTTGCAGAAGAAGCATTGAAGGAAAGTGAAAAGAGTTACAGGACTATATTTGAAAATAGTGGAATTGCTCTTTTGACTTTCAAAAACGATGGCACCATCATCATGTTTAACTCTGAATGGGAACGACTCAGTGGGTATTCCCGTGAAGAGGTGGAGGGTAAAATGAAATGGATGGAAATTGCCCATCCAGACCACCGAAAAAAGATGATGGAGTATCACCAGCAGCGGATAAAAGATCCTGACTCGGCACCCCCGGAATATGAAACAGTTTTCATTAAAAAAAGTGGAGAACAAAGAGTGGCGTATATCGCAGTTACTGCTCTTTCCGGTACCAAAAAATGGTTAGCATCGGCCACAGATATTACAGATCTTAAAAACATTCAAAAAAAATTGGAAAAAAATGTTTTACGTTTCCGTGCTTTGGCTGAATACAATGTAGATGGGATAATAACCACTGATGCCACTGGTAGAATTTTATATTTCAACAAAAGCCTACTGGAAATGTTCGGTTATTCTGAAGATGAATTAAAAAACAGAGAACTTACCATACTAATGCCCCAAAGATACCGGGAAAATTTTATGAAGGGCATTAGAAAATACCAGTCAACTGGAGAGCACAGTCTTGCAGGACGAACCCTAGAAACAATTGGACTTAATAAGGAAGGTCATGAATTTCCATTTGAAATGTCCCTGACCAAATGGGAAATAGAGGAAAAAATATACTTCACATCTATTATAAGGGACATAACGGAACGTAAAAAGTCAGAAAAAGCCCTTTCAGAAAGTGAACAAAAATACAGTCATTTATTTAGCAGTGTTCCTGTGGGAATTACTATTACCAATTTAAATGGTAAAGTTATTGACGTCAATAAGGCTATGCATGACATAACTGGTTACACTCCTGAAGAATTAAAAAATACAAATATTAAATCTTCTTTTGTCAGTCCTGAAGACCCTGAACTGTTATTAAAAGAATTACAAGAAACAGGTAAGGTCCGGGATTATGAAGTTAAACTTAAAAGGAAAGGCGGAATTATTTATCATGCCCTCTTAAATTCAGAATTAATAGAAATTGGAGGGGAGGAAGTTATTCTTACCACTATTCGAGATATCACTGAAAGAAAAGAGGCAGAAAAATCTCTTATAAATAGTGAAAAACGATACAGGAAACTTTATTCTTCTATGAACGAAGGATTAGCTGTTCATGACATAATTTATAACGATTCAAATATTCCGGTAGATTACAAAATAATAGATGTTAACAAGGCCTACGAAGATATCTTAGGAATTAAAAGGAAAGAAATTCTGGGGAAAAAAGCATCCAAGATCTATGGGGCTGGAAAAGCACCTTATGTTGAAGTTTACTCAGAAGTGGCTGAAACAGGAAATCCAGCTCATTTTGAAACTTACTATGAACCAATGGATAAACACTTTAACATATCCGTCTTTTCACCATCAAAGGGAACATTTGCAACAGTATTTGAAGATATCACCTCTCGTAAAAAGGCAGAAGAAAAAATAAAAAAATCTTTAGAAGAAAAAGAAGTACTTCTCCGGGAAATCCACCATCGTGTTAAGAATAATATGCAGATTCTCTCCAGTTTGCTGAATCTACAAATCCACTATGCGGATTTGGATGAAACTATAGGAGTTTTGAAGGATAGTCAGGGCAGGGTGAAGAGCATGGCCATGATCCATGAGAAATTATATCAATCATCCAATTTCTCCAATATCAATTTCAAGGAGTATCTAGAGAGACTCATCTCAAGTATCTTCTATTCTTACGAGATCACCGGAAGCATTGGATCAGAAATAGATATTGATGATGTTAATTTAAGCATTGACACGGCCATACCACTGGGACTTATCATTAATGAGCTGGTGACCAACAGTGTTAAATATGCCTTCCCTCAATGTGAAGGAACTATAACCATCAAACTAAAATCACTCCCTGAACAAATGGAGCTTATAGTCTCAGATAATGGAATAGGCTTCCCAAAAAATATAGATTTCCAAAAACCAGAAACACTTGGTCTTCAACTAGTAAAAAGTTTAACTAAACAACTAGACGGTGATATCACCCTGGATAAAAGTAATGGAACTGAATTTAGGATTATTTTTAACGAGTTGAAATACAAAGAAAGAATATGA